The window cccagaaatggaagcctgccccggagaaaggtaagtgcagaatcagccttatTTTAGCATTTGTATCTCACAATCATTTTGTCTAGGCAACAACTCCAAAACTCACAATAAGATTTCTTTAGTGGCTGAAACATTCTTCTGAGGCAgaaacaaggctttttttctgggggtaCGCGGTGGAATGGAGTCCTGGAACCAGGAATGGAGTCCtggaacaaaattctcaaaaattgtttaaaagttcatgaggggggcacccatgtgtttctccttcaattctctcttgagagttctggcacctctttctccagaaaaaaaaaagccctacttaaaCTGATCAAAAGAGTAGAACAGATCTTTTTGTAAAATCAGAGGATCTTCTTTGACTAAACAACATGTTAACAATATGAAGGACTTGCTGAACACTGTAATTGTCAGGCTTAATTGGTATCATTACCCGTTATGAATTTCAATTAAAAAAACTAATATCAACAATAGAGGAAGCAAATTAAGAGTCAGTTTTGTTCTTTATGTGTGTGCCATATATGGAGACAGAGTGTCAGGGTGTTCAAGGCCTGAACCCCATGGGTCCTCAGAGCAGTAGTACACAAGTAACAAGActgttttttttattataaaataatttaTAAAAGTTATAAGATTCAAGCAATTAAGAAAATGTATTAGATGGCCAATACATTAAACTTAAATAATGCAGGAAGAAAACAAGAAAGACTAGCTCAACTATCTAGTGCTTTTTAGAGTTTGCATTAGACGGAACAAACCTTAAGTTCCAAAATTGCAAGTCAAAACTCAGGAATTCTCTACATTGCTAGCAATTCAAGCAGGTCATATTTTAGGCCTTCAGTCCATTAGAATCTCAGCTAGTCTCCCCTTCTCTGGGCCTTGGCTGTTTTATAGGTTTTGACCCAGCAACATCAAGTGACAATCACATCCGATCAGAACACGCTCTCTTTAGAAGCCTCTCAAAGATTACCTCATCACCCCAGCTATCCTTTCCCCATCCTACAGGCGGCAGGTTCTTATGAGAAGCTAATCACGCCATCCTCATGTCTGGTCTTGAAAATGATAAAAACTTCACAGGCTAAAAAACTTAATTAGTGACACCTGCAGGTTGAACAAGGCCTGTTAATAGCTACACAAACCCTTGAGAGGAGGCCAGGGGTGCTTTTCCTCACTCAGAAAGATTAACTGACAGAGAGGGAGGCAGTTGCCaaagctgggagagaagggggaaagaCCAAAGTTCAGATCTCTGCTCAGAAATTTGGGGCAGTCTCTGTCCCTTTTAGTCCCAGTTCTCCTTAAGTCATCTATTGCACAATTTTGTTGCTCAAACTAATACTAATTATTCTAAGGCATAAAAAGTGCAGTGGAGAATGCTAATAATAATGTTTCTTCGTTGCAGAAAGCAGTGTGTTGACAATGGCAGCCAGCGACAATAATGGCAAAAAAGTGACCCCTGCACTCCGAATAAGTCAGCTTGATGCCCTTGAACTAAACAGAGCCTTGGAGCAGCTAGTTTGGTCCCAGTTTACTCGATGTTTTCATGGATTTAAGCCTGGCCTGTTGGCTCGCTTTGAACCAGAGGTTAAGGGATTTctttggctttttttgtggaGATTCACCATCTATTCTAAGAACGCGACAGTGGGACAGGCTATTCTGAACATTCAGTACAAGAATGACTTATCCCAGAAGCAAAACTACCAGACGCTAAGCAAGCACCAGAAACTATGGTATCTTATTTGCATTGTTGGTGGTAGGTGGCTGGAAGAAAGGTGCTATGATTTGTTTAGCAATCGCCCATTGGAGTCTTTCCAGAAGACCAAGTATTTCATTAATTTAGCAGTTGGATTCCTCAAACTTTGTGAATTACTGAACTTCCTCATTTTTCTTCAGAAAGGAAAGTTTGCTACCCTCACTGAGCGTATTTTAGGAATCAGGTCTGTGTTCTGTCAGCCTCAGAGTATTCGTCAAATTGGATTTGAATACATGAACAGGGAACTCCTGTGGCATGGGTTTGCAGaatttcttatttttcttttgccCCTTATTAACATGCAAAAACTCAAACTCAGTCTTTCTTCTTGGTCTCTAGCTGTTGCAGGATGTTCAAATAAGGAAAATTCTTTGGCAGCAGGTAGTAAGGAATGCTGTCTCTGTGGAGAATGGCCAACTATGCCTCATACCATTGGCTGTTCACGTTTTTTGTTACTACTGCCTTAAAAGTAACTACTTATTTGATATGTATTTTACCTGTCCTAAATGTGGCATGGAAGTGCATGACCTGCAGCCATTAAAATACAAGATAGAAATGAAAGAGGTGTACACTTAGTAGCCTTTTTGAagacccccccccaaattcataACTACACTTTGTGAAATCTACACTTTGTGAAATCTACTGAATAGTGATATTTAAATAAAGCATTGCCTCTTAATTTTGCCTTTTATAGTTTAACATAAAATATTTTAGCACTGTTTGTAAAAATGAGCAGTTTTTGTAAAGAAATGGTGATTGGTTTTGTCCTATTTTATTTATACTCCCAGAACTAAAGGTCTGATAGCAATAACCCCTTCACACAATTTGCTTCCTGGTTTAGTGCTGCTCCTTACATGGTGGCATTACAAACATCCGGTAAATATCAGACAATCAGATTTACAGATTCCTTGTATCCAGTTCGCAAATTCCCCTATGGTGACATGATCCTGCAGTATCACTGTGCCAGTTTGACTTGAGATGTTTTGCAGCCACCTGCATGGAACATTTAAGACAACTTCACCTTGTACTAAAGAATCACACAGGCTGAATTGCAGTATATCAATAGGGAAAGGACCACAGAGAACCAGCACAAAGGTACCAAATTTGACCCACTCTCTTCTGTACAATAAGGTTGTATTTAAATCCTAGATTACTTGCTAAAGAAAACAGTATTCTCTACACAAAAGTCTATTGCAATGCAATCCTGTGTGGAGTTCTCCAATCTAAACTGGTTGATTTCATTGGATTTACAGATGTAACTGTACATAGGATTATACTGTTCTCCACACAGTACTGTGGCCCACATTTCAAATTATAGTGAACAATGTTGACTGGGTTTCATAGAGGTTACACTGAATATAGTCCAGTACTATATAGCATAAGAGTAAGTGTTGGAGCAATAATTGTATAGCTTGGAAAAGCTAGAGTGTTTGCATAATCTTTGCCTcaagaaattttgattttttttaacaaatatttTTCTTAGATTCCTGTTTTCAAGGAGGAGGATGACCTGTCACTATTGACCTCTTTATACTCTGACAGTATCACAGGTTCACAGCTCTGTCCTTATAGTGAACTGGCTTTGTGTTAATGTATGACAAACATTGAAGGTGGGCATAAATGACAGTATGATAGCAAGGAACTTTCTCTACAGGAGGTCTTTACCTCAACAGTAACATTGTAAAGAAGGTAAAAGCACAGTCTTGACTTTCTTCCAATTAAATTTGATTTGGATCTTAATTgctattgtatactgtattctaACAGTTGACAATGTAACCTAACAAAGATGTATAGATTTGACGAGCTAAACAAAAATGACTGAATAAAAAAGAACCTCTTTTTAAATGAAATCATGCTGTTTATTTTTTCACTGAAGAGCTGTGTTCACTGAAGAGCAAAGACCTGAAAACAAAACAGTTTAAATTATGATCATCCTTGAATAACTGACTTCACTTTAGTATTTTGTAAGCACTAGTCTGTGttgatgcgcgtagagagaccaagagggtgatgcttagcgacgcacgaatgaaggctgtacacagctgtaaaaccactatatacatttatttacaccaactcactctcctgactgacaatatgctccgctgcaactccaactccataaacccacaatcaccacagttgctctgtacatttatacatgggacagccaatcagcaacttgctgtgtcatgctgactctgctggctgatgtaagacttctggcagccagccacctgctgtcaggtagatcatctaagccttcagatctactttcagttctgcagcacatgctataagctgtctcttttacacataatagtgacacccctcctcaggttatagcggtgCTGCCATCCATCCATTACAACATTGCTTATACATATTGATCATTTTACCATCAATACATTGATTACATACATTCCCATTAATTACTGTTCAGTTACTGTTACAGTTCAGTTACCTCCATTCctcctgaacacacacacattttgctctgcttgccaattaacctgcaagcacatCCTTATCAGTTGccactctgcccagactgaccatatctcctcagttggctctctgcccagactgagcaccTGCCTTATcttttgctggcttgtttcccagacttgaTAATAACTTTACCGTACCATATCTTGTGGTGTAAAGGTGCACATATTTTTCAATTCACATTTGCTTACAGACTTGTTACAGATTTTAGGTTTTTCTTACACATAACATAAcacttgcagggttttttttttagaattgttCACACTTCAGCTCAGTTTTACAATAGTTTAAGTACAGCTTATCATACAttttcaaacagtaagtttgttttattttacagcattCCTTTTCATTGCAGCACTTTATTCATTGTACATTGCAAcctttttaattcagttattgcttacagcctctcttccaggctttgctcaggtgtctccttcctctccaagagacatTTCATTTAACAGCTCCAACACACTGGGATATGCTTTAGGATGGTCATCATATACATAGGTATATCCCCCTTCTTCTCTTGTAAAAGAAGTATCCATGTGtacctctggtgcacttacacagccccttggctttccatctggcaaactatttcccttgcccagatagttcACATCCGTATCCAAACCATATCTTTTTGGCGGCACAcccttattttctcttgcagagactctgactggctccctttttacagcctcagatgTCTCCTGCTGTTTACTGGTGCCTGCCAAACTGCTCATACTGTCATcttcctgcttcagtgagctttctggcttttgcccctcctcgcTTCTTAAAGACAGTTGCAGTTTATTTTCcccaggcatttcattggcatgaatctttgaccaattttcatcctcgcaaaacgaggcagacctactcagccttatcaaatcattattgtccacaaacctccaggacttcatgccattttggtaccctataaacacaagttttctggctttgggacctccctttctccttttatccagagggatgttcacccaagcctttgaaccaaatatccttaggtgatccagggatggctttctcccatacaaaaccctgtagggtatatTGTCTATAGCCTCTGTCCATAAACGGTTAGAAATATAGCAGGATGCCTTTAAGGCTTCACCCCAATATGCCTGCTTTAGTCCACTATCttgcaacaaagcatggcaaataccttggagtactccagctctccgttccacaatcccgttttcccacggagaggaaacattggcaaccctgtgctctatgccttcttgcctcaaataattggcaaactctttatttaggaactcacccccctggtcagtctgaattgaggcaaTCTTAGCATTTAGCTGTTTTTGCACTCTTCTTgcccagtacttgaaggtggcacagacatcacttttgtgcttaatggcatatacccacgcaaacctgctgtggtcatcaaccaaaattaacccaaacctgtttttagaaacactgggtgcatacggccccaccaggtcggcatgtattaattggagtGGTCTCTCCGACACATGTACACTCCTTctggtcgatggaactgcccttgatttggcttctttacaaacattgcaatctagaaaagcattgcatttgtcaaccttcactccctctaatatttctagagttttgtttattgtactgtagctggcgtggcccagccttctatgcagcctgtgAATGCACTTGTTGTGGGGTtgtctattccacacagtatgtgccttccccacattttgcatgagctcatccacattggcttttagagtgcctttagccagctgtttaccctgtttcaaaattgcacagccctgcttatcaaatactacggtaaacccagcttttgccagaacagagacacttaacaagttagtttcCAGCTCTGGCACACATAATacattttcaaacctgtgtttaaatccaggaaaatagaccgtgccttggcaaagaacactagcttgtctcccatcagctaagctgacagtcttctgctcagctggcctgcagtcttgcagctcttcttcacagcagcaaaatatctgagtagccccagaatccacaacccaaggcagactctgcagtcccggaccagttcttaccagagtcacctggggtgtccttgaagactgctgccggctctttctctgctgctgttgAGGACAAAATCTTTTCAAATGTCCGAGCTGATTACACAGATAACAACGCCTCCTCCGCACCTGTaaggctttttcctcctctttagcttgccagctggaaccagccccaacagacctcggcttctcttcttccttggctcgagtctgctctctcttgctttccagctgcctctgctcttcagccaggagtttgccggtcacataaggcaaagttagcttgtcagcatcctgcccttcaaatgctaacaccagcatgtcatatctctcatccagagagctcaataagatgtacaccttatcttcctcagccacggccttccctcttgcttcaaggtcttggaaacaattagacataccgtccaggtggtccctcatcgactccccggccagcatacgtttcctgtagagcctcctccatagggatatcagcatgcctgctgatttctgcacatacacagccttgagagcttcccaagccttctttgctgtctggtgcccacgaacatgcaccagctggtcgtctgcaacacttagaatgatggtggctagagctttttgatcctgaacggcctctgccgccgtgggattagctggaggagctgacacacagtcccaaagcccctctctcttcaggaaatgctctaacctcagcgaccaggtgttgtagttggtagtggtaagcttctccaccagcacagtaactgctgctgtagccatcctgctcagactcctttcagccactgctggtctcacctcctaggcagcctctggagcaagtcagcgtcctttctttacgacctctctcaggtcttccgcttctaggcgcagcggaagcgtgctgggcccataaccctgtcgatgcgcgtagagagaccaagagggtgatgcttagcgacgcaagaatgaaggctgtacacagtagctgtaaaaccactatatacatttatttacaccaactcactctcctgactgacaatatgctccgctgcaactccaactccataaacccacaatcaccac is drawn from Heteronotia binoei isolate CCM8104 ecotype False Entrance Well chromosome 20, APGP_CSIRO_Hbin_v1, whole genome shotgun sequence and contains these coding sequences:
- the LOC132588495 gene encoding LOW QUALITY PROTEIN: peroxisome biogenesis factor 2-like (The sequence of the model RefSeq protein was modified relative to this genomic sequence to represent the inferred CDS: inserted 2 bases in 1 codon), with product MAASDNNGKKVTPALRISQLDALELNRALEQLVWSQFTRCFHGFKPGLLARFEPEVKGFLWLFLWRFTIYSKNATVGQAILNIQYKNDLSQKQNYQTLSKHQKLWYLICIVGGRWLEERCYDLFSNRPLESFQKTKYFINLAVGFLKLCELLNFLIFLQKGKFATLTERILGIRSVFCQPQSIRQIGFEYMNRELLWHGFAEFLIFLLPLINMQKLKLSLSSWSLAVAGCSNKENSLAAGSKECCLCGEWPTMPHTIGCXHVFCYYCLKSNYLFDMYFTCPKCGMEVHDLQPLKYKIEMKEVYT